The following is a genomic window from Acidisarcina sp..
CCCTATATAGGGATTGCCGGGACGCTGGTCCTGCTGGCGCTGGTGGTCGCCATGTATAACCTGCCTCGGATCGACACGACCAAGGACTTCCGGCCGCAGGATCTTGTAAAGAAGGACAGCCTCTTCAACTATCCCCACCTGATCCTCGGCGCAATCGGCATCTTCGTCTACGTGGGAGCAGAGGTTTCTATTGGCAGCTTCCTGGTGAAATATTTCACCAACCCGATCATCGGAATCAGTACCGCTGAAACGGCTGCGAAGATCGTCTCTCTGTACTGGCTGGGTGCGATGATCGGCAGATTTGTCGGCTCTGCAATCCTCCAGAGGCTTCAGGCCGGGCGAGTTCTGGGAACCGCGGCTATCATAGCCGGCATGCTGGTTTGCATTTCGATGTTGAGTTCAGGCTCTATAGCCATGATCAGCATCATCCTGGTAGGCCTGTTCAACTCCATCATGTTTCCCAGCATCTTCACCCTGGCAATCGCGGATCTGGGACCGCTCACAGGAGAAGGATCGGGCCTGCTGGTTGCGGCAATCGTCGGCGGTGCGATCATCCCCTGGATTCAGGGTGTTGTTGCTGACAGAATCGGCATTCACCACGCTTTCGTTCTGCCGGTCCTCTGCTACGCCTACATCATGTATTACGGATTCCGCGGCTCACGCCCGGTTCGTCGCGTCCGGGCCTGACAGCACTGCCCACACACCTGAAATAGCCGGGCCCAGCCCGGCTATTTCTATTTCCAGGTAATCGGAAGACTGCACGATCCTCTCCGTCTATTTCATGCAGTGCCTTTTCTGCTCTATCTCATGGGCGCTTTTTCTGCTGGATTGCTTCCGCAGCCAACCCACGAGGGTAATTCCTGAATCATCCTTGCATGCAACCAGCGGGCCTGGTGAAGATCGGCATCTCGGGTTGGACCTATGCACCGTGGCGAGGCGTCTTTTATCCGGAGGACCTGCCACACAAGCGGGAGCTGACCTATGCTTCCGGCGTCTTGAATTCAATCGAAATCAATGGCACGTTCTATTCGATGCAACGCCCGGGCAGCTTTGCCCGATGGGCAGAGGAGACGCCGGATGACTTCGTCTTCTCCATCAAGGGACCGCGTTACCTGACGCACATTCGCAGGCTGAAGGATGCGGAGCAGCCGCTGGCCAACTTCCTGTCCTCGGGCCTGCTGGCTCTGGGGAGAAAGCTCGGCCCCATCCTTTGGCAGTTGCCACCAAACTTCCGGTATCAGCCGGAGCTCCTGGAACAATTCTTTGAGCTTCTGCCTCATGACACGGTAGAGGCCGCCTCGCTCGCGCTCAAGCACGATGACTGGATGGAGGGGCGGAGCTTGTGCGAGCCGGCTTTGCAACAGCCGGTCCGGCACGCAATCGAGGTAAGGAACAAGAGCTTCGCAGTACCGGAGTTCATCGCGCTTGCGAGGAAGTACCGTGTGGCGATTGTTTGCGCCGATACGGTGGAGTGGCCGCGCATGATGGATGTAACCGCGGACTTTATGTATTGCAGACTGCATGGCTCGGAGGAGCTCTATGCAAGCGGCTATACGGATGAAGCTCTGGACCAGTGGGCGGATCGCGTTGTTGCCTGGGCGCACGGCACCGAGCCGGACGATGCGGAACGGGTGAGCCAGGAGAACCCCGTGGAAAGCAAGAGCCGCGACGTCTTCGTCTACTTTGACAACGACCTGAAGGTACGCGCGCCGTTCGATGCGCAAGGACTTCAAAGGCGTGTGGACAAACTTCTGACGCAGGCTGGTGTCGTCTCCCGCGAATGACACTCTTCCGGTCATGCGATCTTGACCTTCGCGTGTTAGCCTTTGCTTCGAAACTACATGGTCCAATCTATCTAGCTCAGGAGTTGCATGAATAGCCAGACCGCCCTGCACTTCGATCTTCAAGCCGCCGCACGAGAGACGATGCACGAGCACGGCTTCCAGCCTGACTTCTCACCGCAAGCGCTCGAGCAGGTGCAGGCCATCCAGAACGGTGCAGGACCACAGGCGACAGGCGGCAACGTTCGCGACCTGAGGAGCCTGCTGTGGTCCTCGATCGACAACGACACATCGCGGGATCTGGACCAGATTGAATACGCGGAAAGGCTGCCC
Proteins encoded in this region:
- a CDS encoding sugar MFS transporter: MAISTGNTATYTSTEPTTNRSAMAMVTTLFFMWGFVTALNDVLIPHLQDIFNLSYAGAMLVQVFFFFGYFVFAMPAGKLVERIGYKKTMVTGLIVMAVGALIFIPAASVPSYPIFLVALMILAAGMTALQVSANPYVSVLGPARTASSRLNLTQAFNSLGTTIAPYIGGLLILRTVVGNHFKALPTAKVHQLQEPALSTYLAQLHQYQLDMASKVKLPYIGIAGTLVLLALVVAMYNLPRIDTTKDFRPQDLVKKDSLFNYPHLILGAIGIFVYVGAEVSIGSFLVKYFTNPIIGISTAETAAKIVSLYWLGAMIGRFVGSAILQRLQAGRVLGTAAIIAGMLVCISMLSSGSIAMISIILVGLFNSIMFPSIFTLAIADLGPLTGEGSGLLVAAIVGGAIIPWIQGVVADRIGIHHAFVLPVLCYAYIMYYGFRGSRPVRRVRA
- a CDS encoding DUF72 domain-containing protein — protein: MQPAGLVKIGISGWTYAPWRGVFYPEDLPHKRELTYASGVLNSIEINGTFYSMQRPGSFARWAEETPDDFVFSIKGPRYLTHIRRLKDAEQPLANFLSSGLLALGRKLGPILWQLPPNFRYQPELLEQFFELLPHDTVEAASLALKHDDWMEGRSLCEPALQQPVRHAIEVRNKSFAVPEFIALARKYRVAIVCADTVEWPRMMDVTADFMYCRLHGSEELYASGYTDEALDQWADRVVAWAHGTEPDDAERVSQENPVESKSRDVFVYFDNDLKVRAPFDAQGLQRRVDKLLTQAGVVSRE